The window CGTCACCTTTGGCTGTTGCGCCAGACGCTGGCGCACGAGATCGCGCACGAGATCTCGGGGCACGCCGAGGAGTCCGGGTCGGCTCAGGTCCACAGGTCGTCATCGGTCGGCGGAGTGACGGCAGCCGACCTTGGGCTCCCCCCGGTGGTGCGCTTCCGGCACTATTCGCTCGACGAGGAACTGGAAGCCGACAGTCGGGGGCTGGATTACTGGAAAGCCCTCGGCTGGGACTGCCGTATCTGGATCGAGATCCTGCGCCGCTTCGGGGAGCAGGATTATGCGGGAGACGCATTTCACCCCACCGGGCGGCGTCTGGCGCGGGCGAGGGCCGCCTGCCCGGAGGATTCCGGGGATTCCAAAGAGCAGCATCCCGCCGCTCCCGACGCCGCCGCCGGCAACCCTGATAGATGATCAATAGATGATCGAGCCGCGCTCGATTTGGCGCTTGCGCTCCTGATAAGTTTCGCGGTCGACCCGGCCTTCGCGGTAATCCTCTTCGAGGCGGTCCATCTGCCGTTTGGCGTTGTACTCATAGCCCGCGCCCGTGCCGAGAACTCCCACCGCCGTTCCGCCCCAGAATTCGGGACTGCAACCGGCCGGCGCCGCGCCGGCGACGAGCAGAGCCAAGATCAGGCTGTATCTCATGACGATAACCTCCTGCGATTCCTGTAAAACGGCAGGAGCAAAAACAGGACCACGAACGACCGCCGTAAAGGCGGGAGGATCGCATTACAAGCGGAGGCGATTCGAGTCGCGATGTCTGGAAAAGCCTCCATCGGCGTCGGTGAATTCAGTCCCGCGCGGCCGGTTCATCTTTCCTTGAGCGCGGCGATTGTTGTATAAGCGTCCTGCCGTGAACCGGCAGAACCATGGAAAGGGGGCGGCGATGGGACATCGAATCGAGGGAACGGCGGTTGCGTTCGGGCTGCTTCTGGCGGCGCAGGGCGTGCCGGCCTTCGCGCAGACGCCTTACTATCAAGGCAAGACGATCACGATCATTCGAGGCGGCCAGCCGGGCGGAACCGGCGACATGCAGGCGAGAGCGCTGATCCCGTTCCTGCAAAAGCACATCCCGGGGAATCCGACGATCATCATCGAGAACATGCCCGGCGCCGCGGGCATGAAGGCCGTGAACTACATCTACTCCACGGCCAAGCCCGACGGCTTGACGATGACCGCGGTCGGCTCCGGTCTCGCCGCCGGCCCCATTCTCGGCTTGCCGGGCGCAAGGTACGACATCGACAAGCTCATCTACCTCGGATCGACGGAGCACGGCGATCCCTATGTATTCCTCAGCCGCAAGGAAGCCGGGTTCGACAGCCTGGAAAAACTCCGCGCGGTGACCGGCGTCAGGCTCGGCGCCCAGACAGTCGGCCATGCGATCTACATCAGCGGACGCATCTTCGCCTTCCTGCTCGGCCTCAGGGAGCCGAAAATGGTGGTCGGCTTCGGCGGCCCGGAGCTGGACCTCGCGCTCGCCCGCGGGGAGGTCGACGCGCGGGCGAACAGCGCCGATACGGTGGTGCGGCGCAACGCCGACGCTCTGGCCAGGGGTCAGTTCAACGTGCACGCGACGATCACGATTCCCAGGGGAAAGTTCCATCCGCGCTTCGCCAACGTTCCCGACCTGGAAACGTTCGCGAGGAACGAGCGGGAGCGTAACCTGATCGGTCTTTTCCGGGCTTTTCTCTATCCCCGGTGGCCCTACGTGTTGCCGCCGGGGACGCCCGGAGAAATCGTGAAGACGCTGCGCGAGGCGATGGTCAAGGCGTTCAAGGACCCCGGGTTCGCCAAGGAGTTCAAAAAGCTGATGGGCGGGGAACCCTCGCCGCTGACCGGCGAGGAGGTGGAAGCTTCGATCAAGGAGCTGCCGCGCGACGCGGAAGTGATCGGGCTCTACAAGAAGATGGCGGAGAACATACCGCTCCCGCCGCGCTAGGAAATTCGGACGCCGGAGAAGGATTTCCGCGAACTTTCCTTTGACCGGGGCGACGAAATGCTGTAAAAAGGCGGGAACTGCGCTCGTGACCGAAGCATCATGCTTCCGAGACTCCGCAAACCACTGATCTCGAGCCGGCTCATCGATTCATCGTTTCGGGTCCTCGCCTTCGGCGTCGGAGTCCTGTTGTTGCTGTTTCTGGCGCCTTTTGTCGAACGGCCTCAGGAAAAATACGAAACGTTGCCCGTCACGGAGCCCTCGCCCGAGGCGCCGGCGCGCGTGGAGGTCAAGCTGCGCCGGGGAGACACGCTTCTGTCGCTGCTGACGCGCCACGGCCTGCGCGGCTCGTCGGCGCACGAGCTGATTTCGGAGCTGCGCCCGTTTCTCAACGTGAGGAAGCTCAGCCCGGGCGACCCCGTGCAGCTGGTCCTCGGCCCGGAGGATCGAACCATCCGGGGAATAGATCTCACCGTCGAAGACGAGCTGGTACGCGTTCGGGCGACCGCCGAAGGGTGGCAGGCGGAACGGCGGAGGATTCCGCGGGTGATCGAGGCCCGCGGCGTTCGGGGGGCGATTACGAGCAGCCTTTACCAGAGCGGGACCGAGGCCGGACTCACCCCGCAGCAGATCCTGGACCTTGCGCGCGTCTTCGAGTACGACATCGATTTTTTCTCGGACTTCCGGGCGGGCGACCTCTTCGCGGTGCTGTTCGAGGATCTGCGTTACGTCGACGGGCGAAGAGTGCCCGGGAAGATTCTGGCGGCCGAGCTGGAAGCCGACGGCCAGCGGCACGAGGCGTTCTACTTCGTGCCGCGCAACGGCGACGGCTCTTATTACGACTCCGAAGGCAGGGCGGTGCGGCGCACGTTTT is drawn from Candidatus Zixiibacteriota bacterium and contains these coding sequences:
- a CDS encoding peptidoglycan DD-metalloendopeptidase family protein; this encodes MLPRLRKPLISSRLIDSSFRVLAFGVGVLLLLFLAPFVERPQEKYETLPVTEPSPEAPARVEVKLRRGDTLLSLLTRHGLRGSSAHELISELRPFLNVRKLSPGDPVQLVLGPEDRTIRGIDLTVEDELVRVRATAEGWQAERRRIPRVIEARGVRGAITSSLYQSGTEAGLTPQQILDLARVFEYDIDFFSDFRAGDLFAVLFEDLRYVDGRRVPGKILAAELEADGQRHEAFYFVPRNGDGSYYDSEGRAVRRTFLRAPLSYARISSPFSVARRHPIFRTVRPHLAIDYAAPAGTPVVAVGPGRVAFAGWRGGYGKMVEIRHAGGYSSRYGHFSRIAPEIRPGRQIDAGEVVGYVGRTGHATGPHLHFEFLRGSEKINFLSLKVPHVQRLEGDELRRFMRERDERLVLLRSSGPLAGRAQTGS